From Candidatus Neomarinimicrobiota bacterium, a single genomic window includes:
- a CDS encoding glutamate mutase L, whose protein sequence is MSSTSTKIDPETVNVILATDCGSTTTKAILIQRIDGHYRQTHRGEAPSTVEEPFADVTVGVLNAVTEVAELSGRRLIDDKGGIIRPSTNREGCDLYISTSSAGGGLQMMVAGVIREMTAASAKRAALGAGAIVMDVIASNDQRKPHEQIERIRELRPDMMLISGGTDGGTTTHVVKIAELVAPAKPQPRFGAEYQLPIIYAGNRDAVPSIEELFRDEFALTVVDNIRPVLERENLGPARDAIHDLFLEHVMAHAPGYGKLMEWTDAPIMPTPGAVGNILQTIAQRHNINVVGVDIGGATTDVFSVFEGTFNRTVSANLGMSYSIANVCAEATLPNILRWVHVKMEEGELRNRVKNKMIRPTTIPQSMEALIFEQAVAREALRLAYAQHKEFATTLRGIQQQRSVGDTFSQQISGQTIVDSMKMDLLVASGGVLSHAPRMHQTAMLLIDAFQPEGVTTLAKDSIFMMPHLGVMTQVHSRAAMEVFEKDCLIYMGTVVAPAGRGKAGKRCFSYTIRGDAVSESGEIQFGQLKLLPMGLEETAEIVIEPAKSFDAGGGPGKRVTRKVRGGTVGLILDGRGRPLELVDEEELRRNQLSRWIQDLDLYLPPTDSASHLSVESPSSNGESLKAHSYTPGLRVSQRTSIRQKRILPINGKVLVKVGETVDATQVVAETLMPGDVIPVNLANLLSVPAADVPECCLVEVGEELEEGDLLARTKGIFGLFKNQCECQQQGTVETISEVTGQLIMRGPPHPVNVLAFVPGKVIKVIEEQGVIIESEVSFIQGIFGIGGETFGTVRMACDSPDERLTAHRLKEEMKNCVIVGGARMTGDAIRKAVEIGASGIVAGGIDDEDLNDFLGYDLGVAITGSENLGLTVIVTEGFGDIAMAQRTFDLLKSREGAEASINGATQIRAGVIRPSVIIPADSTVPPRPRDEERVAGILEIGYPVRAIRDPYFGRIGKIHKLPSEPRVLDSGSRARVLEVVFDSGEPVTIPRANVELIEGENG, encoded by the coding sequence ATGAGCTCCACCAGTACGAAGATCGATCCAGAAACAGTGAACGTCATTCTTGCCACAGACTGCGGCAGCACCACGACCAAGGCGATTCTGATTCAGAGAATTGATGGGCACTATCGCCAGACACATCGGGGTGAGGCACCTTCGACGGTAGAAGAACCCTTCGCCGACGTAACCGTGGGCGTCCTTAACGCTGTGACAGAGGTAGCGGAACTCTCCGGGCGCAGGCTTATTGACGACAAAGGTGGAATCATCCGCCCTTCGACGAACCGGGAAGGATGCGATCTCTATATCTCCACTTCGAGTGCCGGCGGAGGACTCCAGATGATGGTGGCCGGTGTTATCAGGGAAATGACCGCAGCCAGTGCAAAGAGGGCGGCGCTGGGCGCTGGTGCCATCGTGATGGATGTTATCGCCTCCAACGACCAGCGCAAACCCCATGAGCAGATTGAACGAATCCGTGAGTTGCGGCCAGACATGATGTTGATATCCGGAGGAACGGACGGAGGCACCACAACTCACGTTGTGAAGATTGCAGAGCTGGTGGCACCCGCAAAACCGCAACCAAGGTTCGGAGCCGAATATCAATTGCCAATCATCTATGCCGGTAACAGGGATGCGGTCCCCAGCATCGAAGAACTTTTTCGCGACGAATTCGCATTGACGGTTGTGGACAACATTCGCCCCGTGCTCGAAAGAGAAAACCTCGGACCGGCCCGCGACGCCATCCATGACCTGTTTCTTGAACATGTCATGGCACACGCTCCCGGTTACGGCAAACTCATGGAATGGACGGATGCGCCCATCATGCCCACTCCGGGAGCCGTGGGAAATATCCTTCAGACAATCGCCCAGCGGCACAATATCAACGTGGTGGGTGTGGATATAGGCGGGGCGACTACCGACGTCTTCAGCGTATTTGAGGGGACGTTTAACCGGACGGTGAGTGCCAACCTTGGAATGAGCTATTCCATCGCCAATGTATGTGCGGAGGCAACCCTGCCCAACATTCTCCGGTGGGTGCATGTGAAGATGGAGGAAGGGGAACTCCGGAACCGGGTGAAAAACAAGATGATACGTCCCACCACAATACCCCAGTCAATGGAAGCGTTGATTTTTGAGCAGGCGGTTGCCCGGGAGGCTTTGAGACTTGCCTATGCGCAACATAAGGAGTTCGCAACAACGCTCAGAGGGATTCAGCAACAAAGGTCGGTGGGCGACACATTCAGTCAGCAGATCAGCGGTCAGACAATCGTAGACAGCATGAAAATGGATCTCCTGGTTGCCTCAGGAGGGGTTCTATCCCATGCCCCTCGGATGCATCAGACCGCTATGCTTCTCATCGACGCTTTCCAGCCTGAGGGCGTCACGACACTGGCCAAAGACAGCATTTTCATGATGCCCCATCTGGGTGTGATGACGCAGGTTCATTCCCGGGCAGCCATGGAAGTGTTTGAGAAGGACTGTCTCATCTACATGGGAACCGTGGTTGCACCGGCAGGAAGAGGCAAGGCCGGGAAGCGGTGTTTTTCCTACACGATCAGGGGCGATGCGGTCAGCGAATCAGGTGAGATTCAATTTGGGCAGTTGAAATTGTTGCCCATGGGACTGGAAGAAACTGCTGAGATAGTCATAGAACCCGCAAAGAGTTTCGATGCAGGTGGTGGTCCCGGCAAGCGCGTAACAAGAAAGGTTCGGGGAGGGACTGTCGGCCTGATCCTTGACGGCCGGGGCAGACCTCTGGAACTCGTTGATGAAGAGGAATTGAGGAGAAATCAACTCAGTCGGTGGATTCAGGATCTCGATCTATATCTCCCACCCACTGATTCCGCGAGCCACCTGAGCGTGGAAAGTCCATCTTCGAATGGGGAATCGCTCAAGGCCCATTCATACACACCCGGTCTGAGAGTGTCGCAGCGAACCTCTATCCGGCAGAAAAGAATTCTGCCCATAAACGGGAAAGTCCTCGTAAAGGTTGGAGAGACCGTTGACGCAACGCAGGTGGTAGCGGAAACATTGATGCCTGGCGATGTCATCCCTGTCAATCTGGCTAACCTTCTTTCTGTTCCAGCGGCTGATGTGCCGGAGTGCTGCCTCGTGGAGGTGGGAGAAGAACTGGAGGAGGGGGATCTCCTCGCCCGCACGAAGGGGATCTTTGGGTTGTTCAAGAATCAGTGCGAGTGCCAACAGCAGGGTACCGTTGAGACCATCTCAGAAGTAACCGGACAACTCATTATGCGCGGTCCACCGCATCCCGTGAACGTTCTGGCTTTCGTTCCGGGAAAAGTGATTAAAGTGATAGAAGAACAGGGAGTAATTATCGAATCGGAAGTTTCGTTCATCCAGGGAATATTCGGAATTGGAGGTGAAACATTCGGGACCGTGAGGATGGCTTGCGATTCACCCGATGAACGCCTCACGGCTCATCGACTGAAAGAAGAGATGAAAAACTGCGTTATCGTGGGTGGGGCACGCATGACGGGAGATGCCATTAGAAAAGCGGTGGAAATTGGCGCGTCGGGTATTGTGGCCGGAGGAATCGATGACGAAGACCTCAATGATTTTCTCGGGTACGATCTGGGTGTGGCAATTACTGGTTCGGAGAATCTCGGGTTGACTGTTATTGTTACAGAAGGTTTTGGCGACATAGCAATGGCTCAACGGACCTTTGATCTTCTCAAATCACGGGAAGGAGCCGAGGCATCCATCAACGGCGCAACTCAGATCCGTGCGGGTGTGATTCGGCCCTCGGTAATCATCCCCGCGGATTCCACCGTTCCTCCCAGACCTCGAGATGAGGAACGCGTGGCTGGAATTCTGGAAATCGGGTACCCTGTTCGCGCAATACGCGATCCGTATTTTGGTCGTATCGGAAAGATTCACAAACTGCCTTCGGAACCCCGGGTTCTCGATTCAGGGTCCAGGGCCAGGGTTCTCGAAGTTGTGTTTGATTCTGGAGAGCCCGTCACGATTCCCCGGGCCAATGTTGAATTGATCGAGGGGGAAAACGGATGA
- a CDS encoding fibronectin type III domain-containing protein produces MKGSYLLATLIVFLAVEAEAKAIILPPGNLEARDHPWDHGEKIDLTWRLSPGDETTVQNYRIFFSLYPEGPFELAGEVAAGERAFTAEKLDRQESYFFQVVAVGRERAQSDPAYTVDAVSPARQWLDGNRFPFSIITLVFCGSVIFWIDRARRGKPINIRKIAGLEAVDEAVGRATEMGRSCLFIVGIQDMNDIQTIAGITVLSRVAKIAAELEATVEVPTTRSLVMTAAREAVEAAYLSAGRPDAYNPDLIYYVTDEQFGFVAYAQGLMVREKPAACFYMGAFFAESLILAEMGNTIGAIQVAGTAMPAQLPFFVAACDYTLIGEEFFAASAYLSGEPSQLGSLKGQDVGKTIVAIGIVAGVIMHTVGTMAGVESPLGSALISAVRFLKEVILT; encoded by the coding sequence ATGAAGGGATCATATCTTCTGGCAACATTGATCGTTTTTCTCGCTGTTGAAGCAGAGGCGAAAGCTATCATCCTGCCACCAGGGAATCTCGAGGCCAGAGACCACCCATGGGATCACGGTGAAAAAATTGATCTCACCTGGCGTCTTTCCCCCGGGGATGAAACGACCGTTCAGAACTACAGGATCTTCTTTTCACTTTATCCTGAAGGTCCTTTTGAATTGGCCGGTGAGGTGGCAGCGGGGGAACGTGCATTCACTGCGGAAAAACTGGATCGTCAGGAGAGCTATTTTTTCCAGGTGGTTGCTGTGGGAAGAGAGAGGGCACAGTCCGATCCCGCCTACACGGTCGACGCAGTCTCGCCAGCGCGTCAATGGCTTGACGGCAACCGTTTCCCTTTTAGCATCATTACGCTCGTCTTCTGTGGATCGGTTATTTTCTGGATTGATCGAGCGCGGAGAGGAAAACCGATCAACATCAGGAAGATAGCGGGACTCGAAGCCGTGGATGAGGCTGTGGGGAGAGCCACGGAGATGGGTCGGTCATGTCTGTTCATTGTGGGAATCCAGGATATGAATGACATTCAGACCATCGCAGGGATCACCGTTCTGTCGCGCGTTGCAAAGATTGCCGCGGAATTGGAAGCAACGGTGGAAGTGCCGACGACTCGCTCACTCGTCATGACTGCGGCCAGAGAGGCCGTTGAGGCGGCCTACCTCTCCGCGGGACGACCGGACGCGTATAACCCGGACCTCATATACTATGTTACCGATGAACAGTTTGGCTTCGTGGCATACGCTCAAGGGTTGATGGTCAGGGAGAAGCCTGCAGCCTGTTTCTACATGGGAGCTTTTTTTGCCGAATCTCTTATACTTGCCGAGATGGGCAACACTATAGGCGCAATTCAGGTGGCTGGGACAGCCATGCCGGCGCAACTTCCCTTCTTTGTCGCGGCCTGTGACTATACCCTTATCGGGGAGGAATTCTTCGCAGCGTCCGCCTACCTCTCAGGTGAACCCAGTCAACTCGGCAGTCTCAAAGGGCAGGATGTGGGAAAAACCATTGTGGCGATTGGAATCGTCGCCGGCGTCATCATGCATACCGTTGGAACCATGGCCGGGGTCGAGTCGCCGCTCGGCTCTGCACTAATCTCAGCGGTTCGGTTTCTCAAAGAAGTGATCCTCACATAG